Proteins from a single region of Bartonella sp. M0283:
- a CDS encoding ABC transporter substrate-binding protein, with product MLKKIFFSILIIFLGIFGAKANDKLTVVLDWYLNPDHAPLIVAEQIGSFEKRGLDVEIVTPSDPNIGPRLVASDKADIALSYQQQLYIFQDEELPLTRIGTLIETPLNTVLALPDSGIKTPADLKGKKVGFSVSSIEPVILGTMLENQGLTIKDVELVNVNFNLISGLMSKQVDAVIGGYRNVEGNELREQGVEPVIMKVEDYGIPPYDELIFVAKNDLKKHDSYKKFLEAVHEGQQYLKAHPQETWDNFAKKYKELDTDLNKKIWMETVPLFSENPLHLDKEKYVSYGAYLYKKGIVKKEYPLDSFATELK from the coding sequence GTGTTAAAAAAAATATTCTTTTCGATCCTCATCATTTTTCTCGGAATTTTCGGTGCTAAAGCAAATGATAAACTTACAGTTGTTCTTGACTGGTATCTTAATCCCGATCATGCACCTTTAATTGTTGCCGAACAGATTGGCAGTTTTGAAAAACGCGGACTTGATGTCGAAATCGTCACCCCCTCCGACCCCAATATCGGACCACGTCTGGTTGCGTCCGACAAAGCCGATATTGCTTTATCCTATCAACAGCAACTCTACATTTTTCAGGATGAAGAATTGCCTCTGACACGTATAGGAACACTCATTGAAACGCCGCTCAATACTGTTTTGGCGCTTCCCGATAGCGGGATTAAAACACCCGCTGATCTCAAAGGCAAAAAGGTAGGGTTTTCTGTAAGCAGTATCGAGCCGGTGATCTTGGGGACAATGTTGGAAAATCAGGGGCTCACGATAAAGGATGTCGAGCTTGTAAACGTCAATTTCAACCTTATAAGCGGGCTGATGTCAAAACAGGTTGATGCTGTCATTGGTGGCTATCGCAATGTGGAGGGCAATGAACTACGCGAACAGGGAGTAGAGCCTGTTATTATGAAAGTTGAGGACTATGGCATTCCCCCTTATGACGAGCTGATTTTTGTTGCCAAAAACGATCTCAAAAAACACGACTCTTATAAAAAATTCCTTGAAGCTGTTCATGAAGGGCAGCAATATCTGAAAGCTCACCCACAGGAAACATGGGACAATTTTGCGAAAAAATATAAGGAACTCGACACCGATCTCAACAAAAAGATATGGATGGAAACGGTTCCACTATTCAGCGAAAATCCGCTCCACCTCGACAAAGAAAAATATGTTTCTTACGGCGCCTATCTTTATAAAAAAGGCATTGTCAAAAAAGAATATCCGCTTGACAGTTTTGCAACCGAATTGAAATGA
- a CDS encoding nitrilase-related carbon-nitrogen hydrolase: MGEIVKVGLAQIRSGVNKDKNNEQIVQAIKKAAEQRVDILVFPEAAQVSFEAALKDESEPLDGPFATLIRSYAAKYDMMIVAGMFEPANDGRIRNKLIITGKNTEATYQKVHLYDAFGSRESDLVEAGSDYLVLDTVFGKIGFAICYDLRFAEQFTAMGKKGAKLIIVPASWGDGPGKAGQWDLLVRARAADSQTWLVACDQAWQPPKETAPLGIGLSSIVDPTGNVRARLASEADLLVFDINLGNVEAIRARIPIL, from the coding sequence ATGGGTGAAATAGTCAAAGTCGGGCTGGCCCAGATCCGAAGTGGCGTCAACAAAGACAAGAATAACGAACAAATTGTTCAAGCCATTAAAAAGGCTGCCGAACAAAGGGTCGACATATTGGTTTTTCCCGAAGCAGCCCAGGTTTCTTTTGAAGCGGCTTTGAAGGATGAGTCAGAGCCGCTTGATGGCCCTTTTGCAACCTTGATCCGCTCTTACGCGGCTAAATATGATATGATGATTGTTGCAGGCATGTTTGAACCGGCAAATGACGGACGCATACGCAATAAGTTGATTATTACCGGAAAAAACACTGAAGCCACTTATCAGAAAGTTCATTTATATGACGCGTTCGGGTCACGTGAATCGGACCTCGTTGAAGCGGGAAGTGATTACCTTGTTCTTGATACAGTATTCGGCAAGATCGGTTTTGCGATTTGTTATGATTTGCGGTTTGCCGAGCAATTTACTGCAATGGGGAAGAAAGGTGCAAAATTGATTATCGTTCCGGCCTCCTGGGGAGATGGTCCTGGAAAAGCAGGGCAGTGGGATTTGTTGGTTCGCGCCCGCGCTGCCGATTCACAAACTTGGTTGGTGGCCTGCGATCAGGCTTGGCAACCGCCAAAGGAAACAGCACCCCTTGGCATCGGACTAAGTTCTATTGTTGACCCGACAGGAAATGTGCGCGCACGGCTGGCGAGCGAAGCTGATCTTCTGGTCTTCGACATCAATTTAGGAAATGTGGAAGCTATTCGCGCACGGATTCCGATTTTATGA
- a CDS encoding GntR family transcriptional regulator, with amino-acid sequence MEKKSSGRERAYSHIRNTILTNPSSVGTFLNEREIADSLGISRTPVREAFMMLASEELIDLKPNRGAFVSPLNRKQVNDLFQARGVVETWSAQYCISHDIDPTPDMIKELNFQKTMALDDPYLDFIEHDHAFHCVLVRATGNLFLNQMYELLRARYITFGVCVIHNNAIRRIEALKEHQYILDALITKDIKKAKKAILDHLDMTRRHLD; translated from the coding sequence ATGGAAAAGAAATCTTCGGGCCGTGAACGGGCCTATTCTCACATCCGTAACACAATTCTGACAAATCCATCATCTGTCGGAACATTTCTGAACGAGCGGGAAATTGCTGATAGTTTGGGCATTTCCCGCACGCCGGTCAGAGAAGCGTTCATGATGCTCGCCAGTGAAGAATTGATTGATCTGAAGCCCAATCGGGGAGCATTTGTTTCGCCTTTGAACAGAAAACAAGTCAATGATTTGTTTCAGGCACGTGGCGTTGTCGAGACCTGGAGTGCACAATATTGTATCTCTCACGATATCGACCCGACACCGGACATGATCAAGGAACTCAACTTCCAGAAGACGATGGCGCTTGACGATCCCTATCTTGACTTCATCGAACATGACCACGCTTTCCATTGCGTTCTGGTTCGGGCTACCGGCAATTTATTTTTAAATCAGATGTATGAGTTGCTTCGTGCCCGTTATATTACGTTTGGCGTATGCGTAATTCATAATAATGCAATAAGGCGGATAGAGGCATTAAAAGAACACCAATATATTCTGGATGCACTTATAACCAAAGATATCAAAAAGGCAAAGAAAGCTATCCTTGATCATCTTGATATGACACGCCGGCATCTTGATTGA